A window of Opisthocomus hoazin isolate bOpiHoa1 chromosome 3, bOpiHoa1.hap1, whole genome shotgun sequence genomic DNA:
TTTGGTATTACAATTATATTTACTTTTGGTTGTCCTGTATGCTGATCAGCTTCTAGATCCTCTAGTACTTACACCAAACTCTCACCATTCAAGGAGACAAGAGTCGTCACTGGTCGCATCTTGCTCAGCTTCCCTCACGCAGGGCTTCATCTGTCGTCACTCTGTTCCAATTTATTACCCTGTTCTGCGTGCGCAGGTGACTGGTGTCTCCAGCAGTTCCCTCCCCTGGTTCAACTGGCACTGTACTTTTCCGACCTTTTCTGACCTTTTTCTCTCAGCTTACAGTCAAAGCTTTGGTGTCTGAATTCTTGGCCTTTTGCTGTAGACTAACTACATCTTCTGTCCTTGGTTGCTCCCTCTCCTCCGTTCAGCATCTGCCTGGTGGGACTTCTCATGTCTCGCTTCAATCTCGCGCTTCACTCCTGACACTTGCACGCAGGTCACCCTCGACCCGCTTGCTCTGATTGCGCTCCTTTTAAGCTCAGTCTCAACTCCACCCGCTCCTGCTCGCTCCAACACTTCCGAACTCTCTACTGAAGTCTTCAAAGATGCAGCTTTTCTGTGGGTCTGCTCCCCATGCATCCTTAGCTTTCTTTAGCTCAAATATGATCTTTAAATAAAGGCCAGCAGCCTTACGAATGTATGTGCAGAGCAAGAGAACAGCTTTCCTGCTGTATTAGCTTTTGGCACATTACTTAAGTCTTCTGAGAGAAGCGTAGCAGTGTTCCTCAGAGTAGGTATAAAATCATGAACTTcatagtaaaaataaattaaatgataTTTCACCAGATACCTGCTTTAACAAACAAATAATCATGTGTACctgttttcaggaaaagaaacatattttgcaGGCCCTAttctttttcttatgttttcctTTGCCCaatatttaaggggaaaaaaaagagaaaaaagatttttttttttcatttgcatgatctctttttatttattgagaaaactaaggaagaaaagacaacgaaaatgctgaaaaaatattttattcagttttcatttttttccacatttcatgttcatttcacccttttttttccaaggaagggagaaaattaggtttttttaaaaggcaaatggATGGCAAAAAGCAAGGTAACAGATcttttaagaataatttttaaaagctttaacaaGCCGGAAAATGTCTTTTGAaaattcataaaaaataaaagttgaaagAGAAATACTTGGTATTCAAAACAGCTAACAAAGGTTTGGAGCTAGCTAGTGCAGCCAGTGCGGTGTGCTTTGTAGTGTTCTCTAAATGAGGACAGTCCATTGTCTCTGCAGGAATCCACCCCTGTGCACGGTGCCCTTGCACCTCACCAGAGAGGTCTTTTCAAGCATTACACCAAGTTTTCTCCTGACTGCATCTGATCCCTTTTCTCTTCAGGTCTCTCCATTTCACAGTGAGTGATGTGACTATGAGTCAGTGTAGAAACAACCCAGGGTTTGCTTTAAAACAGGGATGAGGCAGGGCTGTATCAGATTCACATCTGCAATATACATCATTTTTAGAGTGGTCTGCCATTGCTTTTGAATGTTTAATTTTTCAAGCTCTGCCAAGCTACCCACAGAGGCAGATTGCTTGGCAGCGGTCGTCCCCAAAGAGCAGAGGCAGCTCTCTGGTGTCGGTGCTGGACGCTACCGGTAACACATACCTGTGCCTCGGTGAGTTGCACAATACCTACTCTTCCCATCCTGTGTATTTATGCGTTTTGGGAAGTTACAGATTATCTGAGTTTCTTATAACTTGGCCAAACTAGAAATATTTAACTGCACTTGGAAGCCTGTCTTTCCAGGATTGGCAACCTTTCccatcttttgtttgttttttcccatttcaccTTATTGCAATGCCattaatatcttaaaaaaaaacaagaacaaaaacaaacaaaaaaaaaacacaaaacagaggcAAGGTTTTATCCACCGTGGATAAATTAGTAAGAATGGGTTCTTCTTGGAAGATGTCCAGAAGTCTGATCCTGCATGGTAGAAACCAATAAGCCCATTTTTATGTAGAGGCAGAGATGTTACTTGTAGAGCTACCCAGTCACATAGCTTAGTTGTTATGTTTCTTCTGCTGACTCACCAGATTTCCTTTGATGTGAATGTCATTGTTCTGGAAGTTAATCCTTTTTCCTGCAAGATTTTAATAACCAAATGCTGATATGGTGGTTTTTGATACATATATGACATTAGTACCTAATTGAATTTGCTATTACAAAGTGTGCTTCTgctgcaaagaaagaaatatatatgtacatacatatttcATATACAAATATACATATGAAAATATATGCATAAAATTAAAGTAAGTCTTAGTGGCTTTAGACGTTATTCAGCCTTATGTTTGTGCTACTTTTTCATTCCCAAAAGGTAAACGCTCACTTCTTAGCCATTGTATTCTATTTCAGTCTTTATCAATCTTGAAGTCTGGCTGAAAGCCTGTAAATAGACTTTGCATAACCTATTCCTAAATTATGCATAAATTGGTATCTTCAGCAGTGCAGAACGAAAGACGTCCTTTTAATCTTGCCCTGTCAACAAtgtattacattaaaaatatgtataaaactTTAGAATATGTTGTATACCAAAACTTGCATATGGTAAATGCCATTTGCCAGGGATGTTTCTCCAGGGGCTCCTGTGCTGTACTCTGCTCTTCTGCTTAGTTGTTTTCTTAGACTTGGGTGgggagaagcaaaaaaagaaagttcaGTATTGTTACTCACCAGACCTACTACTAAGAAAACAAGCGTTTGACATAGAAATCAGATTAGAGCGGATCTGCTGCGAGAAAGGTGTTTGTGGCATTCCTTCCAAAGGCTCAGCTAGCTTGTTTGTCACTGCACGTCAGGCACCGAATCCCGTGCAGGCAGGAGACgctgaggggggaggaggtgagcGCCTGCTGCAGCTCTCGTTTGGGCTTGTTCACTTCGCAGAAGTTGTGGTTGATTTTGAGAGCTTGCTTTTCCATGAAGTTAACAAATACCGCTGCAAAAGACTACTCTGTCCCTGAAAGTGGatttataaactatttcctcaaaacACAAGCACAGAGATACTGTACTaccttttattccttttgagACTGTAGATAGGTAAGAGCTCATGTTAATGTTTGACAAGGTTTGTTCTATGTCACCGTCAGAAATGAAGCTTCGCCGTGAGAAATGTAGCTGAAAATCTCTTTGGCTGGCTGGTTTGtacctgaaacttttttttttttgtaagatctgGATCTGAAAATCTCTCCTGCCATATTTGTAGCTGTCAGATTCATTACCTTCAAAATTTATATTAACCTTcaacagtgtttttctttttgcagaaacaGAAGGTGCACGCAGCACAGATGCCAGCCTTCTCCAGGGAATAACCTCTTCATCCCCAAGTGCCACCAGCTCCTGCTAGTACCATGGGGCCACAGGGTGGTTTCCTAGGCAGTGGACAGGTCCACGTCATCCTGTGGGGAAGTTTGGCGGCCCTGACAACGCTCTTGTTCCTCAccttcctcatcttcctctgctccagctgcaacAGGTAAGGCTCAGCAGTGTATCAGTCAAACAGAGCAGGGACTGAAGGAGCTTCACTAATAACTAGTTAGCAAGAAATACTGAGGTCTGAGGtacagaagtaaaaaaacctACAGtacaaaatctgttttcagagaAAACCTGAATTTGAACAGTTCTTCTAAAGTCTGTGTCTTTGGTTTGGACCCTCTTGCCTATAGAAGCATGTTCGTTCAGCATTCAGAGTGTCCAGGAAGCTATGCAGCCGTAAAATACCCCATATTGACATAATGTATGTCTACTGGAAGGCCCTGTTTTCCAGCAGGATATCTCTAATGCCCACGCTGCAAAAAAGAGTCATGGGCAAGACCAGACCCCAGAAGTTGGTTGAAACCTTAAAAATAATAAGTTGGAACATGTGATTTCGTATGATTCAGGAGAAATGCTTTTGTTGCACTGTAAACTGGTAGATGACATTTCAGTACCTTCCTATTCATCACAGCTTCCTGTGATACCTGTCTAAAAATAGTAGAaatagggttgtttttttaaatttttatttaaaagcataaaACCTATTTTAAAAACCCTGAAGCCCACAACAAACACTGCAGTTAGGTACCATGTTTTATCTTGTAACACTCCCATCCTTGAAACATCTCTAGAAAGATGTTTCTATGACAGAATCACACCACTGAGTATGTCTTTGCAGTTACAGGGATATACTGTCAGAAACTATCTGGTGATGCTCTTTAACAAATTCTTATGTTGCTGGTCCGGACGCAGTGTCTTTTATTTCAGGTCATTCTGTAGGGCAGGTTGTTTATGCATAAATTCAATTCTGCAAAATTTCTTCCTAACTTACTGTCCAAAAATGGTTGAGGACATGCAAAATTGAACAAAATCTGCTCTTTTCTAAAATGTCAGAAAACCTTCCAGAGAGGAAACTAAGTATTTGAAAACTTTAACTATGCTCTGCATTGATGCAGACTCACTTGCTCCGCTTTCCTGTTTCCCAGTTAGGTATGATTTTAGAAGTTGCTAATGTGGGAAGTACCGTGCATTGCAGACTTCACAAGAAGCATAGATTTCATATCATCaatattttctcacctttctACTTGCCTTTCCATCTAGGGGAGGGACTATTATTATTTTAAGCTCATGGTTTATTACAGTATATTGAACAAGAGCTGCATTTCCAAAATGGTAGAAACTGGAAACGTGATCCATACTTTGAGTCCTATGAAGCACCCAGTGAAGCAGgatccattttaaaaataagttcaAGGCATCTGATGCTATGAAGTTTGCCTTCTTGAACTGCTCATGCTGATTATTAATTATAGCTAGCATCCTGAGTGGGAGAAGGCTGAATTTGGTGGGCCTTTTCTACTTCTTCATAGCTTAAATACTTTTTACTGACATAGTTTATGGAACTCCCCAGGTAGTCTGTCACCAAAACATGTCTCTCATGTATCTCCAAACATTTCAGATATGATTTAATTGAGGACAGTATTTTGATTATCAACCGCTACTCCTTACTGTGATCTTATACTGAACAAGAAAAAGGGTTATGTGTGTTTGTTGTACCTCTTCAGATATGTTCACCACCCTACCTCGATGGTGATCTTACACAGAGGTCATACCAGTCCCTGTATTATCCCtaattttcagttatttcatTTTCAATATTACTGTGAATCACAGTTCTGCTCCCTGCAGGTGTGTACGGTCTTTTAGTGACTTGCATTTGTCTGTTAGCATCATCTGTAGTAACAGTTCATACGTCTTTTTCATTAAGGGAAAAGAAGGCCAGACAGCAGAATGGAGACCATGAAAATCTGATGAACGTGGTAAGTATTTATTTCTGGCAGCTCGTGTCTGTCTCGTGGTTGGCGAGCACCAAGCTCCTTGCAAAATACTGCAGGTCGGAAAATAGCTCAAGAATTTGGAGATGTTAGAGCAAGGGAAACTTTAAAAGTTGCAGaacgggaagaggaggagaattGGTGTAAACCCTGATAATCTGTGCTTTCTCACCGCTCTTTCTGCCACTGTTGTCACTCCAGATCTCCTGCCTCTCTTTCTCTCCGTTTGCAGCGCTGTCTTCTCAGGGGTCAAAGCCATGGTAATGTCTGTTTCCATAGAAGTTGGAAGGGAGATCACTCTGGGCATActtgcatttatttgttttaatatctGGAAAAACAAGCACCTAAAATCTTGGAGTGTCGTCGGCATGGTTTGACTCTCCTGCCAATGACACCCCTGAGTTGGAGCTCCCATGATCAGAATGAAGTTTGTCACGTGTCTATCTTTGCAAACGTTTGTTCTGCTCCAGCGGTGATTAGATCTCACCGATTTGTGTTGCAGCCGTCCGATAAGGAGGTGTTCAGCCACTCGATCACAAGCTCGGCCACAGAGCCGCCTCCGAGCAGCGACCAGAACGGGGCTCTCAGCAACGGCGAGGGTGAGTTCCGCAGCCCCTGCGCGCGGGATGCGCGGCCGGCACCATCCCCTCGCTCACAGCTCCCGCCGCGGCTGCGCATCGGCGATGCCTCTGGTCCCGGCAACGTTCCGAGCACACGGCCGTGCTGTGGGTCCGAATGCCCTGCGTCTCCCTCTGCtcactgctggaggtgcctggcgcCGGACCGGCTGCGGCCTCgcagggcagcggcggggcgtGCAGCTCTCCGGAGGGCAGTCCTTTTCGTACGGAACGTGATTCACACGAAACTTAACGTTTGAGTAAGAAATGCAGCGAGCATGTTTGCCTTGCTGGGAAGTCAGCAGCCCGCCACGTGGAGATGCCGGCATTTCAGGGTGCATCTCCGCTTCTCTGCTGGGCCTGTTCTGGCATCGCCCTGCGCCCCGGCTACCAGTCCTCCACACCAGCCAACACTTGGAGGGTGCTGAGGTCCTCCTCTGGGCCACCAAGCTCCACCTGCAGATAGGCCAGGCCATCGGGCAAAGACTGCAGTGTTCTCTAAACTCAGCCAGCTATGGAGCTGGGGTGTGATCAGAAGATGCAGTTGCCCCTTGGTGCTTCACTCGTGGAGGCTGTGGAAGTATTTCAGGTCCTCCTCCAGGGACTGCACCTTTGGATCGTAGTCCTGTGCTGTATGAGACCATCActtctatttttgtattttagaaaACAGGTCTTTGCTGAACACTCAACATGATTCACACTGAAGTGTccctggaaaatattttactcAGCTGCACCTAAAAATAAACTCACTCTCAGCTCAGAAATGCCAGGAGCCAACTGTTGTCTCTACGCTGGGCACCGACGCCGGGGGCTGCGCTCTCAGCTTACAGCTCACCTCCTCATGTCACTGGGCAGCCGAAGGCTAAGCTGTTCGGTCTTTACCCCTCAGAGACAAGTACCCAAAGGgatttttaaactgtgtttttgCAGCTAATCACAGCTCCCGCCCGCTGGCTTGTTGCGTGTGTAGGTGTGTGTGGCTCACCAAGGGACTCGCTGCGCAGAGCAGAGCCCCGCAGAAGGGAAGCTTTTCGCTTTGCCACGAGTCACCACACGCGCAGCTGTCGACGCTGCTACTAAAAGGCATGCTGTCAACCAGCAGACAGTTTTCAGACTGTCTGATGTTACTCAGCTTACACCCTGCACAACAGCCCTTCTGAGTAATAGTAACCAAGGTGCTTTAATTTCTTGTTTGTATTTCATGTGTTCTTTTTGTTAGTAGttcttttgctgtttctgctAGCCTTTTGAGCAGGGGCAGGGTTATGGAAGCAGCACcatcaaatgtattttcttttcctgcgtTCAGCCTGCTAGGGCTGCGTTTATCTACACCAACCCCTTCTGTGCTACCACCCATAGCCACAGCAGCACGGAAACGTGAGCTCTCATTGCTTCCAATTATCCCTAGCAGGCTGAACAGGGTGGGTGCTCTCTGGGGCCTGAGACACCGctctgcagagcacagaaatCCCGGCGAGCAAGCAGCAGAAGGGGAAAACGTGTTCCAGGTTCTCCAGGCCGGTTCCTGGTGTTCCTCAGGAAGTCTATAGCCACCCTGGGTGGTGACTAGGACACCTAGAGTCCTAGTCAGGATGCAATAGCACGCTTCCTACTGTTCCACCTGTTCCTCCCCAGTCATGTGCAGGAGCCAAGTGAATGGAGAAGGATGTTTtccacttctcctcctcccatcTCCCATTCAGACAGCGATTGCATTCTCACACCTCCAGCTGTTCCCTGAGTTTTGCTGTCAGGGTGCGGCTCCCTGTGGATGCTGACTGTGTGAGTCTGCGTGCCctgagcaggagggaaagcaacGTCCATAACAACCACCAAACCATGAGTACTGATTGCTTCGGCAACGTTTTGTGTCATCACGTCAAACACGCTGAAGGAAGTGAACGAATTAGTTGATTTTGCTGAGAGAGTAGCATAGAAACTGTatgaagaaaagcagagctgttcagatgtgatttttcaaagaaatggtGTCACAGAGAGTGGCATACCATATACTACCTTAAACATGCTTGTGTGTGCCCATGTGTACATCCCTGAATGCAGGCAAATGTCATACGTGTGCAGTGTAAGATGAGAAGTCCCATAGATTTCAGTGTCTAATACCCTCTAGTGACAGCAACACATGACCTGCTTCTGGGACTTAAAATAACATGTTCTGCCTAACACTACTTTCTGAAGTCTAGTCTTCTCTTGTGTGCGTATGGCTGGCTCGTTAGTAGGTTGTCAACCTACATTATGTGCTGCGAGACTAAGAGAAGTATGGCACAGCCTTCCAGTGAGGAGCTTCTGGGGTAGAGAGGCTGACTGCAGCAGGGCTGAGTGAGGCGCGGCTCAGACGAGGATTTGGCCAGCACGTTAAACAAGGTGAGGGCTGTGTAGGGAGGAAGCGGGAACGCTTTCCTTTTTGATTCCAAAGGAtaaggaaaggggaagaggaaaagaggCTTTTTTTAAAGGCACTTGGTCCGAGGCCTCCCACCCATGTTGGCCATCTGAGACTACTGAGCAGTGTGTGAGCATTCAACATAACTGACTACAGCCGAACATCCATGCACGCCGGCAGCTGCCCACCCGTTTGCTGTTCATACTGCGAACGCTGTTGCTGTGTAATGTgacttggaatcacagaatcattaaggttggaaaagacctctaaggtcatcaagtccaaccgtcaacccaacagaGCGCAGAAATCTCTGTAATGAAACCTTTCGATAAACATGATGACCACTAGACATTTCCAGGCATTAATATCTTTTATGATTTTCAGTGAGACACAAAACCAAAGTTATAGTGTGCCGAATCGCATTCACCTTTTGTAGCCATGCAGTTGTTTGACATATTTGTTTATCATTTTCCCTAGTACTCTCAGAGGACAGTACAACTGCCTGTATCCAGCCTTATGAAGAAGTACAGACATCTGTCTCTGATCTGCTAGATCAACAGGATAGTCTTGGAAAGTCCATAAAATGTCACCAGAGCCGGGAACTACCCAGTATTCCCGCTAACAATACCATGGAAACCATCATCTCCactagaaatgcagaaaatgatCAAGGTCTTGGAATGGAAGGGCCTTACGAAGTCTTGAAAGACAGCTCCTCTCAGGAGAACATAGTTGAAGACTGCTTGTATGAAACTGTGAAGGAAATTAAAGAAGTTGGAGCAGTAGCCAGCATGGAAGGGAGCTGTAACAGCAAATCAAGGGCTTCGCTGGTCGTTTCTGAAGGTCAGGATCAGATTCCTGAGTGCAGAATTGAATCAGCAGAATATGCATCTGTTGACCGAAATAAAAAAAGTCGCCAAAGTGCTAATTCAGAAAGCCCTCTGGACAACACACCAGATGTAGAGGATGAGCTTCCCCCTCCAGTACCCATGAAGCTTCTTGATGAAAATGAGAAtgtgaaggaaaaagaagtggaagaagaaGTGACAGAAGGAGCCAGTAAGCCAGAGAAGGTAAATACTGCAAATACTTGTCAAACAGCCAAATAATGATAGTGAACATAAGGGTGGGAGAGGGCtggctttttttaaataacaaaaaaatgccaaggaaaaaaaccacccaaggTGGTGCGAGactgtaaaatacagaaatatgaaaatgtaCAGTACAGTCTTTGCATTGTAGGCATGGACTCATTCTGTTGCAGCCTACATTTTGGATTGCTGCAGTGTGCACTTCGTAAGGCTCTTCCCAAATATTATCCAGAAATTGCACAGGAGGCCTCTGCTTCTTTGTTTAATGGTACTATACTTGTGGGTGCTATGACAACAGGTACCTGGTGTCTCTCTCAGTATCTGTATCTTGTTCAGAatccccttcttgttttttttctaatgaaaccTCAATTTACAAAAAGGAGAGGGGGGCATTCTTGGTGGTGCCCTGACTTTAGATGTGCCTCCTTTGTTGGGCCACCTTGGCTTAGCTGTGTGAGTGTCAGGCATCTGTTCAAAGCCACTCCTCTCGTGTGAGGAGGGAGggacagaaggagagagaggtTGCAACCACAGGTTTTTACGTTTGTCAAATTCTCTATGTCATACATACACAGAGTAATGAATTTCTGCCTGCTGAAATCATGGCCAAAAGTTGTGTTTTGTCAGCAGCTTATTCTGTCTGCCAGCCAAGGGACAAGTTAGAAGTGAACTCCTTGAAAAACCGGTGATGATGTTTTCAACAAGTATTTTCCCATTTTTGGTTTTTGACCAGAATTAATTCTGAGGATGTTTTCAGATCATTGCACAGAGTTGTCACAGGTTGTTGAGtttgcatttttctgaactgGTTTAGATAACTTGTTGTTAATTGTGAATGAAAGAACTGTGATTTTAGCAGGTTAGTATAATTTTGGTGTTTGAGTTATCAAATAATATTAGGTGctgctgaaaatttaaaaaaaatccttaagatGTGATGTGACATTTTAATGCAAACATTTACCTGGAAAATCATAGCAGAGCTGAGGTATTGTTACTTGTTTTTGGTTGTTCTCTTACTTGAATTATTTTAGTAATCCAGGCAGAGGGCAGAAAAATACCTTGTTAAATAACTGACTAACCACGTAGTGTATGAAGCACAATAGAGTCAAAATGAATAAACTGAAGACTACTCACAATCTAAAAATTGTTTATCCGGACTCTTCAGCGTGCATTCTTACAAGTAACGAGCTCATTAAGTAAAAAATGAAGATGTAATTGTCAACAACAATCCACCAACACTCCCCCCCTCCGAAATTCAGGCCATATGTAATTTCTAATTAAACTTTCAGAGAAACAGCATTCCGTAACAGTGACATTTTTCCTACCAGGTGTGAAAAGACTTGCAGAAAATCATTGTATTTCCCAGGCACCGATACAAAGGAAAAGCAGTTGCTGCTCTCTAGCTCCCCAGCACACACCGTGTACACGCTGTCAGCAGCTGCAAGGGGAGGGAATTGATTAAAACGGTTCAGGTTTTGAAGGATTAATCAAGGGATGACACATGCAGTCCCCTAAGTGCCAGAAAAAAGGTGTTTGTCTAATTAAAATTTATTCAGAGCTAAAGCCATCCTGAGCAAAGGCTTCGGCAGCATCAGATTATTCCCGCGTTCGCTGCTGGGTTCGTGCATTATGC
This region includes:
- the PAG1 gene encoding phosphoprotein associated with glycosphingolipid-enriched microdomains 1; amino-acid sequence: MGPQGGFLGSGQVHVILWGSLAALTTLLFLTFLIFLCSSCNREKKARQQNGDHENLMNVPSDKEVFSHSITSSATEPPPSSDQNGALSNGEVLSEDSTTACIQPYEEVQTSVSDLLDQQDSLGKSIKCHQSRELPSIPANNTMETIISTRNAENDQGLGMEGPYEVLKDSSSQENIVEDCLYETVKEIKEVGAVASMEGSCNSKSRASLVVSEGQDQIPECRIESAEYASVDRNKKSRQSANSESPLDNTPDVEDELPPPVPMKLLDENENVKEKEVEEEVTEGASKPEKRLSSMSYKSREEDPSLTEDEISAMYSSVSKPGQAIKALDSPYTCIQEIASQRSPSVCSGLYASVKDFENTLNTTTVPQSADRSNGELEPDYEAIQSVSQEEDRTLSVPNTNHAALSGENDYESIGDLQHHREFTRL